A stretch of Amycolatopsis balhimycina FH 1894 DNA encodes these proteins:
- a CDS encoding IclR family transcriptional regulator, with protein sequence MSQSLDRALTLLGSIAKDARTLDDLADEIGVHKSTVLRLLRTLEQHHFVRREGARYYRLGSAMFDLANQALDSFDVRRSAQPALAALNARTGHTVHLASYEDGEVVYIDKFEGRHSVRMYSRIGKRAPLHCTAVGKVLVAAMPAGRREEIARSIEYPVRTPNTITTPEAYLAELERVAQLGYAVDNAEHEDFIHCIAAPVRGTGGEVLAAASMSVPKVLLDYEGLLALVPDLRAATHEASVHSGWTGNGKGH encoded by the coding sequence GTGAGTCAAAGCCTGGACCGGGCGCTGACGTTGCTGGGGTCGATCGCGAAGGACGCGCGCACCCTCGACGACCTCGCCGACGAGATCGGCGTGCACAAGTCGACGGTGCTGCGGCTGCTGCGCACCCTCGAACAGCACCACTTCGTCCGGCGGGAGGGCGCCCGGTACTACCGGCTGGGCAGCGCCATGTTCGACCTCGCCAACCAGGCCCTCGATTCCTTCGACGTCCGGCGCAGCGCCCAGCCCGCGCTCGCCGCCCTCAACGCGCGCACCGGGCACACCGTGCACCTGGCCAGCTACGAGGACGGCGAAGTCGTCTACATCGACAAGTTCGAAGGCAGGCACTCGGTGCGGATGTACTCGCGCATCGGCAAGCGTGCGCCGCTGCACTGCACCGCGGTGGGGAAGGTGCTGGTCGCGGCCATGCCCGCGGGCCGCCGCGAGGAGATCGCGCGGTCGATCGAGTACCCGGTGCGGACGCCGAACACGATCACCACGCCCGAGGCCTACCTCGCCGAGCTGGAACGCGTGGCCCAGCTCGGGTACGCCGTCGACAACGCCGAGCACGAGGACTTCATCCACTGCATCGCGGCGCCGGTGCGAGGGACGGGTGGCGAAGTCCTCGCCGCCGCGTCGATGTCGGTGCCGAAGGTGCTGCTCGACTACGAAGGCCTGCTCGCCCTGGTCCCGGACCTGCGGGCGGCGACGCACGAAGCTTCCGTCCACAGTGGATGGACGGGGAACGGAAAGGGGCACTGA
- a CDS encoding RidA family protein — protein sequence MSKTAVSTENAPKPPAMFSQAVRKGNLLQVAGQVGFDPATGAIVGDDVAGQTRQTFRNIEAVLAEAGSSLADAIMVRVYLTDTAHFAPFNEVYNELIGDAPHAARTTVYVGLPGELLVEIDVLCVLD from the coding sequence ATGAGCAAGACGGCAGTTTCCACCGAGAACGCGCCGAAGCCGCCGGCGATGTTCTCACAGGCCGTCCGCAAGGGGAACCTGCTGCAGGTCGCCGGCCAGGTCGGGTTCGACCCGGCGACCGGCGCGATCGTCGGCGACGACGTCGCGGGCCAGACCCGGCAGACGTTCAGGAACATCGAAGCCGTGCTGGCCGAGGCGGGCTCGAGCCTCGCCGACGCGATCATGGTGCGGGTGTACCTGACCGACACGGCGCACTTCGCGCCGTTCAACGAGGTCTACAACGAACTGATCGGCGACGCCCCGCACGCCGCGCGCACGACGGTGTACGTCGGCCTCCCGGGTGAGCTGCTCGTCGAGATCGACGTGCTCTGCGTGCTGGACTGA
- a CDS encoding 1-aminocyclopropane-1-carboxylate deaminase, with amino-acid sequence MTLADFPRYPLLFGPSPVHPLERLTEHLGGAEIWAKREDVNSGLAFGGNKTRKLEYLVADALAQGADTLVSIGGVQSNHTRQVAAAAARAGLKAVLVQESWVDWHDPLYDKVGNIQLSRILGADVRLVQAGFGIGFKEAWENAVAEIEEQGGKPYAIPAGASDHRLGGLGFANWIVELEKQEEELGVFFDTVIVCSVTGSTQGGMIAGTTLGKKRRILGIDASAKPDETREQVTRIARNTAELIGSGEIPDVELDDRYHAGIYGVPDKSTVDAIETCARLEGMITDPVYEGKSMAGLIDLVKNGEISRDANVLYAHLGGQPALNGYTSVLG; translated from the coding sequence ATGACCCTGGCCGACTTCCCGCGCTATCCCCTGCTCTTCGGCCCGTCGCCGGTGCACCCCCTCGAACGCCTCACCGAACACCTCGGCGGCGCCGAGATCTGGGCCAAGCGCGAAGACGTGAACTCCGGCCTCGCGTTCGGTGGGAACAAGACCCGCAAGCTGGAGTACCTCGTCGCCGACGCGCTCGCCCAGGGTGCCGACACCCTCGTTTCGATCGGCGGCGTCCAGTCCAACCACACCCGGCAGGTCGCGGCCGCCGCGGCGCGCGCCGGACTGAAAGCCGTGCTCGTGCAGGAAAGCTGGGTCGACTGGCACGACCCGCTCTACGACAAGGTCGGCAACATCCAGCTCTCGCGCATCCTCGGCGCCGACGTCCGGCTCGTCCAGGCCGGCTTCGGCATCGGGTTCAAGGAGGCGTGGGAGAACGCGGTCGCCGAGATCGAAGAGCAAGGCGGCAAGCCGTACGCCATCCCCGCCGGCGCCTCGGACCACCGGCTCGGCGGCCTCGGCTTCGCGAACTGGATCGTCGAGCTCGAAAAGCAGGAGGAAGAACTCGGTGTCTTCTTCGACACCGTGATCGTCTGCTCGGTCACCGGCAGCACCCAGGGCGGGATGATCGCCGGGACCACCCTCGGCAAGAAGCGACGCATCCTCGGCATCGACGCTTCCGCCAAACCGGACGAGACCCGCGAGCAGGTCACGCGCATCGCGCGCAACACCGCCGAACTGATCGGTTCCGGGGAGATCCCCGACGTCGAGCTCGACGACCGCTACCACGCCGGAATCTACGGCGTCCCCGACAAGTCCACTGTGGACGCGATCGAGACGTGCGCCCGGCTGGAAGGCATGATCACCGACCCCGTCTACGAGGGCAAGTCGATGGCCGGGCTCATCGACCTCGTCAAGAACGGCGAGATCTCGCGCGACGCGAACGTCCTCTACGCCCACCTCGGCGGGCAGCCAGCCCTGAACGGCTACACGAGCGTTCTGGGCTGA
- a CDS encoding GntR family transcriptional regulator, translating into MSLSKVTRPLLRDEAYDRIRQAIVDGTLPSGASLRDGDLADQLGLSKAPVREALRRLAEEGLVDSKPQSYTRVSDVMSRDVLDAREIVRVLHEFAVRQAVPKCRPDDLAAMRAANDRFAAAIEAGDAAAAVKADDDLHDIPVRLAGNAAVAATLDRYTPLLRRLEHARFSSALAWNSVERHTRLIDALEKRDTDEAVSVISTIWTDLLEDR; encoded by the coding sequence GTGAGTCTCTCGAAGGTCACTCGCCCGTTGCTGCGCGACGAGGCGTACGACCGCATCCGCCAGGCCATCGTCGACGGGACGCTGCCGTCCGGTGCTTCGCTGCGCGACGGCGATCTCGCCGATCAACTCGGGCTCTCGAAAGCCCCCGTGAGGGAAGCTCTGCGCCGCCTGGCCGAAGAGGGGCTCGTCGACTCGAAGCCGCAGAGCTACACCCGGGTCTCCGATGTCATGTCGCGGGATGTGCTCGATGCCCGGGAGATCGTGCGGGTACTGCACGAGTTCGCCGTCCGGCAGGCCGTGCCGAAATGCCGTCCGGACGACCTCGCCGCCATGCGGGCGGCCAATGACCGCTTCGCCGCCGCGATCGAGGCCGGTGACGCCGCGGCCGCCGTGAAAGCGGACGACGACCTGCACGACATCCCCGTGCGCCTCGCCGGCAACGCCGCCGTCGCCGCGACCCTCGACCGCTACACGCCGCTGCTTCGCCGGCTTGAGCACGCCCGGTTCAGCTCCGCGCTCGCCTGGAACTCCGTCGAGCGCCACACACGGCTCATCGACGCGCTCGAGAAGCGCGACACCGACGAAGCCGTCTCCGTGATTTCCACGATCTGGACCGACCTCCTGGAGGACCGATGA
- a CDS encoding DUF1844 domain-containing protein, translating to MPEQPSQQPPYSPEARHLEDIPSVEVISRAAVMLLSAGAERLGLADADPDTSPHRDLDEARRLITALAGLVTASAEYLGLHAGPLRDGLQSLQKAFREASAVPDEPGQGPGEKYTGPVY from the coding sequence GTGCCGGAACAACCTTCGCAACAGCCCCCGTATTCCCCGGAAGCCCGCCACCTGGAGGACATCCCCAGCGTGGAGGTGATCAGCCGCGCCGCGGTCATGCTGCTGTCCGCGGGCGCCGAACGGCTCGGCCTCGCCGACGCCGACCCGGACACCTCCCCGCACCGCGACCTCGACGAAGCGCGCCGCCTGATCACCGCGCTGGCCGGGCTCGTGACGGCCTCCGCCGAGTACCTGGGCCTGCACGCCGGGCCGTTGCGGGACGGTCTGCAGTCGCTGCAGAAGGCGTTCCGGGAAGCTTCGGCCGTGCCGGACGAGCCCGGGCAGGGGCCCGGGGAAAAGTACACCGGCCCGGTCTACTGA
- the infC gene encoding translation initiation factor IF-3 has translation MNRKHSSDQGGPISSETRINDRIRVPEVRLVGPAGEQVGIVRIEDALRLAQENDLDLVEVAPQARPPVCKLMDFGKFKYESAQKARESRRNQQLTVIKEQKLRPKIDQHDYETKKGHVSRFLAAGNKVKVTIMFRGREQSRPELGYRLLQKLAEDVTELGFVESSAKQDGRNMIMVLAPHKNVKPKAKAEAAPEPTPDA, from the coding sequence ATGAACAGGAAACATTCCTCGGACCAAGGAGGCCCCATCAGCTCCGAGACACGCATCAACGACCGAATCCGGGTGCCGGAGGTCCGTCTCGTCGGACCCGCCGGCGAGCAGGTCGGCATCGTCCGGATCGAGGATGCGCTGCGCCTGGCGCAGGAGAACGACCTCGACCTCGTCGAGGTCGCGCCGCAGGCCCGCCCGCCGGTGTGCAAGCTCATGGACTTCGGCAAGTTCAAGTACGAGAGCGCGCAGAAGGCCCGCGAGTCGCGGCGCAACCAGCAGCTGACCGTCATCAAGGAACAGAAGCTGCGCCCCAAGATCGACCAGCACGACTACGAGACCAAGAAGGGTCACGTGTCGCGCTTCCTGGCGGCGGGCAACAAGGTCAAGGTCACGATCATGTTCCGCGGTCGCGAGCAGTCCCGGCCGGAGCTCGGCTACCGGCTGCTGCAGAAGCTCGCCGAAGACGTCACGGAGCTCGGCTTCGTCGAATCGTCGGCCAAGCAGGACGGCCGCAACATGATCATGGTGCTGGCCCCGCACAAGAACGTGAAGCCGAAGGCGAAGGCCGAGGCGGCTCCCGAGCCGACCCCCGACGCGTAG
- the rpmI gene encoding 50S ribosomal protein L35, with the protein MPKMKTHSGTSKRIRKTGTGKLRRQMTGRRHRMEKKSSRVTRRLEGTTEVSKTEAGRLKRLLGI; encoded by the coding sequence ATGCCGAAGATGAAGACCCACAGCGGGACGTCCAAGCGCATCCGCAAGACGGGTACGGGCAAGCTGCGCCGCCAGATGACCGGCCGGCGCCACCGCATGGAGAAGAAGTCCAGCCGCGTGACCCGCCGTCTCGAGGGCACCACCGAGGTGTCGAAGACCGAGGCCGGCCGTCTCAAGCGCCTGCTCGGCATCTGA
- the rplT gene encoding 50S ribosomal protein L20, with amino-acid sequence MARVKRAVNAQKKRRATLELASGYRGQRSRLYRKAKEQTLHSLNYAYRDRRARKGDFRRLWVTRINAAARANGVTYNRFIQGIKAAGVEVDRKILADLAVNDAAAFTALAELAKANVNTGEAKSA; translated from the coding sequence GTGGCACGCGTCAAGCGGGCGGTAAACGCCCAGAAGAAGCGTCGCGCAACTCTCGAACTGGCCAGCGGCTACCGCGGCCAGCGTTCGCGGCTGTACCGCAAGGCCAAGGAGCAGACGCTTCACTCGCTGAACTACGCCTACCGGGACCGCCGTGCCCGCAAGGGTGACTTCCGCCGCCTGTGGGTCACCCGCATCAACGCGGCCGCCCGCGCCAACGGGGTGACCTACAACCGGTTCATCCAGGGCATCAAGGCCGCGGGTGTCGAGGTCGACCGCAAGATCCTCGCGGACCTGGCCGTCAACGACGCCGCCGCCTTCACGGCGCTGGCCGAGCTCGCCAAGGCCAACGTCAACACCGGCGAAGCGAAGTCGGCCTGA
- a CDS encoding TrmH family RNA methyltransferase — MTGGFSRPGADPFTERTPRVVAARKLTRRAERDKTGRFLAEGANAVEAALAGGTVHELFVTERAAAQHAGLLDAAREAGVAVSPITDRAADGLSETVTPQGIVAVCALLDRPLEEAVTPAAKLVVMLVDVADPGNAGTVIRVADAAGADAVVLAGDTVDPHNGKCVRAAAGSLFHLPIARVRDVAAALAACSAAGLRTFAAHGYAEAELDRVDLAVSTAWVFGNEAHGLPPDVLDRTDLAVRIPLYGRAESLNLATAAAVCVYTSAMAARR; from the coding sequence CTGACCGGCGGCTTTTCCCGACCCGGGGCGGATCCGTTCACCGAGCGGACCCCCCGGGTCGTTGCTGCGCGCAAGCTGACGCGGCGCGCGGAACGCGACAAGACCGGCCGGTTCCTGGCCGAGGGCGCCAACGCCGTCGAGGCCGCACTGGCCGGCGGCACCGTGCACGAGCTGTTCGTCACCGAGCGCGCGGCGGCGCAGCACGCCGGCCTGCTCGACGCGGCCCGTGAGGCCGGCGTCGCCGTCTCGCCGATCACCGACCGCGCCGCGGACGGCCTTTCGGAAACCGTGACGCCCCAAGGCATCGTGGCCGTCTGCGCGCTGCTGGACCGCCCGCTCGAAGAAGCCGTGACGCCGGCCGCCAAGCTCGTGGTGATGCTGGTGGACGTCGCCGACCCCGGCAACGCGGGCACGGTGATCCGCGTCGCCGACGCGGCGGGCGCCGACGCCGTGGTCCTCGCGGGCGATACGGTCGACCCCCACAACGGCAAGTGCGTTCGCGCGGCCGCCGGCAGCCTGTTCCACCTGCCGATCGCCCGCGTCCGCGACGTCGCCGCGGCACTGGCGGCCTGCTCGGCCGCCGGCCTGCGGACGTTCGCCGCCCACGGCTACGCCGAAGCCGAACTCGATCGGGTGGACCTCGCCGTGTCGACGGCGTGGGTGTTCGGCAACGAGGCCCACGGCCTGCCGCCCGACGTCCTCGACCGGACCGACCTCGCCGTCCGGATCCCCCTGTACGGCCGGGCCGAGAGCCTGAACCTCGCCACGGCGGCGGCCGTCTGCGTCTACACGAGCGCGATGGCGGCACGCCGCTGA
- the pheS gene encoding phenylalanine--tRNA ligase subunit alpha — protein sequence MSGATEKEAQGAVLAPETLQEAVKTAEAAFAAATGLEALAEVKPAHLGDHSPLLLARREIGALPKQEKAEAGKRVNEARQAVQSAFDKRRAELQVERDERVLREEAVDVTLPWDRVPRGARHPISTVSERVADAFVAMGYEVAEGPELEAEWFNFDALNFGKDHPARQLQDTFYVGEEDSGLVLRTHTSPVQARTLLHRDLPVYVVCPGRTYRTDELDSTHTPVFTQVEGLAVDKGITMAHLKGTLDAFARAMFGENSKTRLRPHFFPFTEPSAEVDVWFEEKKGGPGWVEWGGCGMVNPNVLRACGVDPEVYSGFAFGMGIERTLQFRNGIPDMRDMVEGDVRFTLPFGTEA from the coding sequence ATGTCCGGAGCCACGGAGAAGGAAGCCCAGGGCGCGGTGCTCGCCCCCGAAACGCTGCAGGAGGCGGTCAAGACCGCCGAAGCGGCGTTCGCCGCCGCGACCGGGCTCGAAGCGCTGGCCGAGGTCAAGCCGGCTCACCTCGGCGACCACTCGCCGCTGCTGCTGGCCCGCCGCGAGATCGGCGCCCTGCCCAAGCAGGAGAAGGCCGAGGCGGGCAAGCGCGTCAACGAGGCCCGGCAGGCCGTCCAGTCGGCCTTCGACAAGCGCCGCGCCGAGCTCCAGGTGGAGCGCGACGAGCGCGTGCTGCGCGAAGAGGCCGTCGACGTCACCCTGCCGTGGGACCGCGTCCCGCGGGGTGCCCGGCACCCGATCAGCACCGTCTCCGAACGCGTCGCGGACGCCTTCGTCGCGATGGGCTACGAGGTCGCCGAGGGCCCGGAGCTCGAAGCCGAGTGGTTCAACTTCGACGCGCTGAACTTCGGCAAGGACCACCCGGCCCGCCAGCTGCAGGACACCTTCTACGTCGGCGAGGAGGACTCCGGCCTGGTGCTGCGCACGCACACCTCGCCGGTGCAGGCCCGCACGCTGCTGCACCGCGACCTGCCGGTGTACGTCGTCTGCCCGGGCCGGACGTACCGCACCGACGAGCTGGACTCGACGCACACCCCGGTGTTCACGCAGGTCGAAGGCCTCGCGGTGGACAAGGGCATCACCATGGCGCACCTCAAGGGCACGCTCGACGCCTTCGCCCGCGCAATGTTCGGAGAGAACTCGAAGACGCGGCTGCGCCCGCACTTCTTCCCCTTCACCGAGCCGTCCGCCGAGGTGGACGTCTGGTTCGAGGAGAAGAAGGGCGGCCCCGGCTGGGTCGAGTGGGGCGGCTGCGGCATGGTCAACCCGAACGTGCTGCGCGCCTGCGGCGTCGACCCCGAGGTGTACTCGGGCTTCGCTTTCGGCATGGGCATCGAGCGCACCCTGCAGTTCCGCAACGGGATCCCGGACATGCGCGACATGGTGGAAGGCGACGTCCGCTTCACCCTTCCCTTCGGAACGGAGGCGTAG